A stretch of Acropora muricata isolate sample 2 chromosome 7, ASM3666990v1, whole genome shotgun sequence DNA encodes these proteins:
- the LOC136923997 gene encoding uncharacterized protein: MAYKLLGIIFFLSFATLFEACAIVPQPVILFPLNAEYQTRDVKNRTAPGTPSGVRLAPGPNGEEDGSYEFFGNANSFIEFPNSPGGALDVRYSMTILCWVYYDENGGPDGPIFDYNIGDKYGVHLWVLNRLFFARFNGRVFSSSPFLYHTSLAGKWKFVGVSYDNEIGEIKLWADGALKQTRKMNAGVELGTQGSVRMGVRKNDNRYFKGKISQLQIYDVALSQRQMSELPKKPEDPYRILEFKQDTAFQSSRLTNHVIRTIDNVDVDSCELLCLLEDNCVSLNLKTPKIQSKRTICELNNSTHVAHPDDFKKPKNYIYRGIKNPCDESLCQHSSTCQAGFTDKGYRCLCGSGFCGEHCETDIDECATRLHECSANAVCKNIVGSYNCTCNEGYYGDGKKCRAGRSCSMIRKTVGEEAISGSYMLNQNDVKFKVYCHMESEDNTWTLIARFSNTDNRGEWMRDHANWWYRRTETKGKVTNPSDNDDMISPAFWSVSGQDFKITRGDDLQHIALLRTTGDCLRGQTFRAKITSYGNFRNTTSWEIQPNVDGCRGSCNVSYAGRFQETVGFKQANCTGEIQGAEKIGFWCAIESTGSVMMIGGGGQPCTLGDHGIGITSKGRSFYAVRSGKVNDFGDAGTASPEMGYSLNLWIQ, from the exons TTCCACAGCCCGTTATCTTGTTTCCTTTAAACGCCGAGTATCAAACAAGAGACGTCAAAAATCGCACAGCCCCAGGGACCCCAAGTGGCGTTAGGCTTGCCCCAGGGCCTAATGGAGAGGAGGATGGCTCGTATGAATTTTTTGGAAATGCAAACAGCTTCATCGAGTTTCCCAACAGCCCCGGGGGCGCGTTAGACGTGCGATACTCCATGACAATTCTCTGTTGGGTTTATTATGATGAAAATGGGGGACCAGACGGGCCTATTTTCGACTACAATATTGGCGACAAATATGGTGTCCATCTTTGGGTGTTAAACAGATTATTTTTCGCGAGGTTCAATGGTCGAGTATTTTCCTCCTCACCTTTCCTGTATCACACTTCTTTAGCGGGTAAATGGAAATTCGTAGGTGTGTCCTATGACAATGAAATTGGAGAAATCAAATTGTGGGCCGACGGAGCTTTGAAACAAACGCGTAAAATGAACGCAGGAGTGGAACTGGGAACCCAAGGAAGTGTCCGAATGGGGGTTAGAAAGAATGACAATCGGTACTTCAAAGGCAAGATTTCTCAGTTGCAAATATACGATGTGGCGTTGTCCCAGAGGCAAATGTCGGAATTACCAAAGAAACCAGAAG ACCCATACCGTATTTTGGAATTTAAACAAGACACAGCTTTCCAAAGTTCGCGACTAACCAATCACGTGATACGAACCATCGATAATGTTGACGTGGATTCCTGTGAATTACTGTGCCTCTTAGAAGATAATTGCGTCAGCCTGAATTTAAAGACACcaaaaattcaaagcaaaagaacGATATGTGAATTGAACAACTCTACTCACGTAGCACACCCGGATGACTTTAAGAAACCGAAAAACTACATTTACCGTGGAATAAAG AATCCTTGTGATGAATCTCTTTGCCAACACAGCTCCACCTGTCAGGCAGGATTTACTGACAAAGGCTACAGATGCTTGTGTGGTTCTGGCTTTTGTGGTGAACACTGTGAAACTG ATATTGACGAGTGTGCAACACGTCTACACGAGTGCAGTGCAAATGCTGTGTGTAAAAACATTGTAGGATCGTACAATTGCACTTGTAATGAAGGATACTATGGCGATGGGAAAAAATGCAGAG CTGGAAGGTCGTGCTCAATGATCAGAAAGACCGTCGGCGAAGAGGCAATTAGTGGAAGCTACATGTTGAATCAAAATGATGTCAAGTTTAAG GTTTACTGTCATATGGAATCAGAGGACAACACTTGGACATTAATTGCTCGATTTTCAAATACTGACAACAGGGGTGAATGGATGCGAGACCATGCTAATTGGTGGTACAGAAGAACAGAGACCAAGGGAAAAGTAACGAACCCATCCGACAATGATGACATGATCTCGCCTGCATTCTGGTCGGTCAGCGGTCAGGATTTCAAGATCACCCGCGGTGATGACCTACAGCACATCGCTCTGTTACGTACCACAGGTGACTGTCTGCGTGGACAGACATTCAGAGCGAAAATCACCAGTTATGGCAACTTCAGAAATACCACAAGTTGGGAAATTCAACCAAACGTGGATGGATGCAGAGGAAGTTGCAATGTGTCGTACGCCGGGCGCTTTCAAGAAACGGTGGGTTTCAAACAAGCCAATTGCACTGGTGAGATTCAAGGTGCTGAGAAGATAGGGTTCTGGTGTGCCATTGAGTCCACTGGCTCCGTGATGATGATTGGTGGAGGAGGTCAGCCTTGCACCTTGGGAGATCATGGGATTGGCATAACTTCAAAAGGTCGATCTTTTTATGCTGTCAGATCGGGAAAAGTAAACGACTTTGGTGATGCTGGAACGGCGTCACCGGAAATGGGCTATTCGTTAAACTTGTGGATTCAGTAG